From the genome of Fundidesulfovibrio terrae:
CCTCAAAGAACTGGCCGCGCTGTCCGCCGGGCGCTACTCCACGCTGCTGCCAGCGGCCTTCAAGAGCGTCAGGAAGACGTCCACGGGCTACGAATACACCTTTGGCGCGACTTCCGTGTTTTCCTCGGTCACCCTTGACTTCGAAGGCAAACCCATCCATATCGTCGGCAAAGGTGTTGAGCCCTGGAGCGTCGACCTGGGCGATTTCGCGGCTGCCGAATCCGGCCGCAAACCTTTGGCCCAGCGCATCCAGTTGACCACCCCGGGCGGTCTGCAGGTGGTCCTCAGGGTCAAGAAACTCGAACTGAGTCCCGAGGCCATGACGGATTCGTCCCTGGAACTCCCCCTGCCCCCCCAGGCCAGGCACATCCCCCTGGACCGGCCGGGCGACTTCCGGGCTCCTGATCTGCCATAGCGGCCTTCCGGCCCGGACGGGCCGCCGTTTCCGTTTTTCGATAGCACGCATAAGCAGCAAACCATCATCTACCGGGGCAACTCCATGAGCACTCCCGTCATCTTCGGTTCCGACCACGCCGGCTACGCCCTCAAAGAACAGCTCAAGACCTATGTCGCGAGCCTGGGCCGCGAGGTCCTGGACGTGGGCACCAACAGCCTGGACAGCTGCGACTACCCGCTGTTCGCCTTCAAGCTGTGCGACCTTGTCCTTGAGAAGAACAGCCTGGGCATCCTCATCTGCGGCACCGGCCTTGGCATGTCCATGGCCGCCAACCGCCGCCCCGGCATCCGCGCCGCACTGTGTTCCAACGAATACATGGCCCGCATGACCCGGCTGCACAACAACGCCAACGTGCTCTGCCTGGGCGAACGCTGGATGGGGCCGGGCCTTGGCGAATCCATCGCCAAAACGTTTCTCGAAACCGAATTCGAAGGCGGACGCCACCAGCGCCGCATCGACCTCTTCGACACCCTTTAGAAGGAATCTGCCATGTCCGCGATCATCGAGAAGGACCGCCTGGCGGTCAACGTCATCAAGGGCCTCATCATGGACCAGTCCCGCAAGGCCAATTCCGGCCATCCCGGCGGGCCAATGTCTTCGGCCGACATGGCCTACGTCCTTTTCAAGGAGTTCCTCAACTATTCGCCCGACGACGCCGAGTGGTTCAACCGGGACCGCTTCGTGCTCTCCGCCGGGCACGAGTCCGCCCTGCTCTACGCCCTGCTGGCCTTCCGGGGCCTTCTGACCATGGACGACCTCAAGGCGTTCCGCCAGTGGAAATCCCGCACGCCGGGCCACCCGGAGGTGCACGTCACCCCCGGCGTCGAAGCCACCACCGGCCCCCTGGGCCAGGGCTTCTCCATGGCCGTGGGCATGGCCACCGCCGAGTGCATGCTGCGCGCCCGCCTGGGACAGGACATCTGCGAGCACTTCACCTACGCCCTGGCCTCCGACGGCGACCTCCAGGAGCCCGTGGCCCTGGGCAGCGCCTCCCTGGCCGGACGCTGGGGCCTGGGCAAGCTGATCGTCCTGTACGACGCCAACCAAATACAGCTCTCCGGCCCCACCAAGGTCTGCGACTGCGCCAACTACAAGACCGTCTTCGAGGGCCTGTGCTGGCACGTGATCGAGATCGACGGCCACGACCACGAGGCCATCCGCAAGGCCATCGCCCAGGCCAAGGCCGAAACCAAGCGCCCCACGCTCATCATCGGCCACACCGTCATCGCCAAGGGCACGGCCACCCGCGAGGGCGACTTCGAAACCCACGGCTCGCCCCTGCCCGCCGAGGAGATAGCCGCCACCAAGAAGAAGCTCGGCCTGCCCGAGGACAAGTCCTTCTACCTGCCTGAAGAGGCCGTGGAAGCCTTCCGCGCCCGCGTCCCCGAACTGCGGGCCATGGCCGCCGGGTGGAACAAGACCTTCGAGGCCAAGCTCGACAAGGACCAGGCATTCCAGGACCTCTGGCGCACCGTGAAACGCAACCCCGGCAACCGCTCCTTCTCCTGGCCGGCCTTCGAGTCCGGAACCAAGATCGCCACCCGCTCCGCCTGGGGCAAGTGCCTGGAGGCCCTCATCGACCAGCTGCCCATCCTCGTGGGCGGATCGGCCGACCTGGACCCCTCCAACATGACCGCCAAGTTCCGCGACAAGGTGGGCAATTTCAGCTCCTGCGAGCCCCTGGGCCGCAACCTGTCCTTCGGCGTGCGCGAATTCCCCATGGGGGCCATCGTCAACGGCATCGCCCTGCACGGCGGGCTGGTTCCCTTCGGCGCCACCTTCCTGACCTTCTCGGACTACGAGCGCAACGCGCTTCGCATGTCCGCCCTGCAGCACCTGCCCGCGCTGCACATCTTCACCCACGACTCCTTCCACCTGGGCGAGGACGGCCCCACCCACCAGCCTATCGAGCACGTCAGCGCCCTGCGGCTGATCCCCAACATGCTGGTGATGCGCCCGGCCGACGCCCGCGAGACCGCCCTGTGCCTGGAAACGGCGCTGAAGCAGACCAGCCGTCCCACCTGCATGATGCTCTCGCGCCAGAACCTGCCGGTCATGGACCCCACGGCCTACCCGGCGGTGCTCGAAGGCGCGAAGAAGGGCGGCTACATCCTGCGTGACGCGCCCGGCGGCAAGCCCGACCTCATCATCCTGGCTTCCGGCTCCGAGGTGCCCATGGCCCTGGCCGCCGCCGAAGCCCTGACCGAGCGCAAGGTGCGCGTGGTGAACATGTGCTGCATGGAGCTCTTCGACGAGCAACCCCAGCTCTACAAGGACGAGGTCCTGCCGCCCGAATGCATCTGCCGCGTGGCCGTGGAGGCCGGACGCCCCGAGCTGTGGTACAAATACGTGGGATGCGGCAGCCTGGTGCTCGGCATCACCCACTTCGGGGACTCCGCTCCGGCGGACCTGCTGGCCGAGAAGTACGGCTTCACCGCCGAGAACCTGATCAAGCTGGTGCGCGAACGCATCGCCCTTGGCGGCTAGGCTCCGGTATCCGCGATTCGACAAGTCCCCGTCCTGACCCAGGACGGGGACTTTCTCGTGGTCTGTCTTTGGCGGTGCTGGCGGCCTCTGTGGATTGCAGGCTTTTCCATGCAATTTTGGCCTATTGCATCGCCTTTACTAGACCATCCCGGTTTGATTGGGGATGACGGGAACATGGCACGCTCCGGGGGCGTGGAGTTTTCCATGCTTTTTCCTTGCCCGAACCCTCCGGAATTGCACGCAACAAAGCCGTTCGGGCGTATTTTCCGTCCCGCCTCAAATTTTTTTTGATTTTTTTTCGGGATTGCTCTTTTTTCACTTGACCTTTCCCGAAATGCATTTACTTTCCCTCTGCAAACGGCATCGGTCTTGTTGAGTGTTGGGTCAAGCGTGTGCTTCGCTCCAATTTGATAAGAATGAATGCCAAATACCATTTTGGAGTCTATGCACATGGCTAAGAAACTGTATGTCGGCAATCTGCCCTTCTCCGCCTCCGAAGACGACGTCCGCGACTACTTCGCTCCCTACGGCGAGGTGATCTCCGTGGCCCTGATCACCGATCGTGAGACCGGCCGCCTGCGTGGCTTCGGCTTCGTCGAGATGAACGACGAAGGTGCCCT
Proteins encoded in this window:
- the rpiB gene encoding ribose 5-phosphate isomerase B, with product MSTPVIFGSDHAGYALKEQLKTYVASLGREVLDVGTNSLDSCDYPLFAFKLCDLVLEKNSLGILICGTGLGMSMAANRRPGIRAALCSNEYMARMTRLHNNANVLCLGERWMGPGLGESIAKTFLETEFEGGRHQRRIDLFDTL
- a CDS encoding RNA recognition motif domain-containing protein is translated as MAKKLYVGNLPFSASEDDVRDYFAPYGEVISVALITDRETGRLRGFGFVEMNDEGALAAIEALDGQSFMGRNLKINEAQERPRRSFDNNRSGGGGGRRPW
- the tkt gene encoding transketolase — its product is MSAIIEKDRLAVNVIKGLIMDQSRKANSGHPGGPMSSADMAYVLFKEFLNYSPDDAEWFNRDRFVLSAGHESALLYALLAFRGLLTMDDLKAFRQWKSRTPGHPEVHVTPGVEATTGPLGQGFSMAVGMATAECMLRARLGQDICEHFTYALASDGDLQEPVALGSASLAGRWGLGKLIVLYDANQIQLSGPTKVCDCANYKTVFEGLCWHVIEIDGHDHEAIRKAIAQAKAETKRPTLIIGHTVIAKGTATREGDFETHGSPLPAEEIAATKKKLGLPEDKSFYLPEEAVEAFRARVPELRAMAAGWNKTFEAKLDKDQAFQDLWRTVKRNPGNRSFSWPAFESGTKIATRSAWGKCLEALIDQLPILVGGSADLDPSNMTAKFRDKVGNFSSCEPLGRNLSFGVREFPMGAIVNGIALHGGLVPFGATFLTFSDYERNALRMSALQHLPALHIFTHDSFHLGEDGPTHQPIEHVSALRLIPNMLVMRPADARETALCLETALKQTSRPTCMMLSRQNLPVMDPTAYPAVLEGAKKGGYILRDAPGGKPDLIILASGSEVPMALAAAEALTERKVRVVNMCCMELFDEQPQLYKDEVLPPECICRVAVEAGRPELWYKYVGCGSLVLGITHFGDSAPADLLAEKYGFTAENLIKLVRERIALGG